The proteins below come from a single Polynucleobacter necessarius genomic window:
- a CDS encoding glycosyltransferase family 10 domain-containing protein, giving the protein MRQASIYAEGHSQNSLFALNDPTHTYAPTFTSRLLRSSLLKHDIELNTPDLNIGRGVAFELYVEGQSLQDTPIPKYLIATENPYINPLNCDVEFCSQFNKVFSWNPKITSLPNGVLVMVPNEIILNSTPAYSQRPLLVALINANKRFPKELDGDLYEERLKLIRWYEKNHPTEFGLYGRGWDKPSPSFGALEKLTRRLKRLRTQLYGYKPFPSYLGPINTKFEAYGRAKFGICYENTKDLPNYITEKIFDCMMGGCVPVYWGANNVRDFIPDNCFIDRRDFANIADLHQFLVSMDEANYGRYQANMAQFLAGSQIAPFKAESFVSTVAIGIAQDFEKPLEVCS; this is encoded by the coding sequence ATGAGACAAGCCTCAATCTATGCAGAAGGGCATAGTCAAAATTCTTTATTCGCGTTGAATGACCCAACGCATACTTATGCTCCAACATTTACATCCCGCCTCTTGAGATCTAGTTTACTGAAGCACGATATTGAACTTAATACGCCGGATCTCAATATAGGCAGGGGGGTGGCTTTTGAGTTGTATGTCGAGGGTCAGTCGCTGCAAGATACCCCTATACCAAAATATTTAATTGCTACAGAGAATCCCTATATCAATCCATTAAATTGCGATGTTGAATTTTGTTCGCAATTTAACAAAGTTTTTTCCTGGAACCCTAAAATAACTAGTCTGCCAAATGGTGTTTTGGTGATGGTGCCTAATGAAATCATCCTCAATTCAACGCCTGCATATTCTCAAAGGCCATTGTTAGTTGCCTTGATCAACGCCAATAAACGATTTCCCAAAGAATTGGATGGCGATTTATACGAGGAGCGGCTTAAGCTCATTCGTTGGTATGAAAAAAATCATCCTACTGAATTTGGTCTATATGGCAGAGGATGGGATAAACCGAGCCCTTCATTTGGTGCGCTTGAAAAATTGACTCGAAGACTGAAGCGTTTAAGAACCCAACTTTACGGCTATAAGCCATTTCCAAGCTATCTTGGACCTATTAATACTAAGTTTGAGGCTTATGGGCGCGCCAAATTTGGTATTTGTTATGAAAACACCAAAGATCTGCCGAATTACATTACTGAAAAAATTTTCGACTGCATGATGGGGGGATGTGTTCCAGTCTATTGGGGGGCTAATAATGTGCGCGATTTCATCCCGGACAACTGTTTTATTGATAGACGGGATTTTGCTAACATAGCCGATTTACATCAATTTCTAGTCTCTATGGATGAGGCTAATTATGGCCGTTATCAAGCCAATATGGCCCAATTTTTAGCCGGGTCTCAGATTGCACCCTTTAAAGCGGAAAGCTTTGTTAGCACGGTTGCAATTGGGATTGCTCAGGATTTTGAAAAACCGCTAGAGGTCTGCTCCTAA
- a CDS encoding glycosyltransferase family 2 protein yields the protein MLLIYLLTHNRPVQAVEAIESILAQSDSRFELIVSDNSDTDELRQLIGDKTRLTYIKRPIGLSGIEHGNFCLSEIEKTDGCQYFTLFHDDDLMLSNYVGNFWRAQALYPTAVAFGANAQVEQHKKFTELSFKAARDYLGPFNPNNLLRRYFSHHQLGIAPLPSYFYRRSALHGLRFDKAGGKYGDVQWLSRWAIRGPVIWIAEPMMIYRMHESNDGNIESRHDRFRFLAYLKRSGEIFSPEILGDYRNFFYKKLLPSLKDRGQMKAYQLFSQYLAVHRFQRLSRASFYRALLNKSWTKIYLRIHRKIGA from the coding sequence GTGTTACTCATCTATTTACTCACCCACAATCGCCCCGTTCAAGCAGTGGAGGCGATCGAGTCCATTCTTGCCCAATCTGATAGTCGTTTTGAGTTGATTGTCTCTGATAATTCAGATACTGATGAGCTTCGTCAGTTGATCGGTGATAAAACAAGGCTTACTTATATCAAGCGACCAATAGGCTTATCAGGTATTGAGCACGGAAATTTCTGCCTGTCTGAAATTGAGAAGACTGACGGATGTCAGTATTTCACGTTATTTCATGATGATGATCTAATGCTATCCAATTATGTTGGCAATTTTTGGCGGGCGCAAGCCCTGTACCCAACCGCGGTAGCTTTTGGGGCGAACGCCCAGGTAGAGCAACATAAGAAATTTACTGAACTGTCTTTTAAGGCGGCAAGAGATTATCTCGGCCCCTTTAATCCAAATAATTTATTGCGACGATATTTTTCCCATCATCAATTAGGAATTGCACCTCTTCCATCATATTTTTATAGAAGAAGTGCTTTGCATGGTTTGCGTTTTGATAAAGCGGGCGGCAAATATGGGGATGTGCAGTGGCTTTCTCGGTGGGCTATTAGAGGGCCAGTTATTTGGATTGCTGAACCAATGATGATTTACCGTATGCATGAGAGCAATGACGGCAACATCGAGTCGCGACATGACCGTTTTCGATTTTTAGCGTACTTAAAACGTTCCGGCGAAATTTTTAGCCCAGAGATACTGGGCGATTATCGTAATTTTTTCTACAAAAAACTGCTGCCCAGCCTAAAGGATAGAGGCCAAATGAAAGCGTATCAATTGTTTTCACAATATCTCGCAGTCCATCGATTCCAGAGATTGTCTCGAGCCAGTTTTTATCGTGCTTTGCTAAATAAATCTTGGACTAAAATTTATTTAAGAATCCATAGAAAAATAGGGGCATGA
- a CDS encoding glycosyltransferase family 61 protein translates to MRYKNLSISLDHGHYDRLQEISIHQLSRTIDAPLFFQTDRAAITVFEDMAHSLRAEIVESPRTPWGNPAEIFKRDVDRQNMLHVAGLTAINLFNVSLFPKCNLAIYDEKFILKEYLGTPHHGHAMRWLRKQYSLLGLHFEITKSIPQPEKTYSRGIDFSVDIGDTNVFHWVGRVLPKIKFLRDYPSDWPIVFSYQPTEFQLDSLRLLGVTNPILIIDRHHISKFEKYIFLEGMWSSIHKGMMDYLRSNLLLPANNETVQVKKLYVFRGPTWTRELINRNEISTFLKSKGYTLHSLGGLGLVDTISLFRSVDELIFEHGAAGVFTMFTKPGAKILEIIPSRVHKSANEPTNFFFWLATVLGRPFEYIICENIRTEPWAEYSVELTLLKERMLSLRME, encoded by the coding sequence ATGAGATATAAAAACCTATCAATTTCTCTTGATCATGGTCATTATGACAGGTTGCAGGAAATTTCCATACATCAGTTATCCAGAACCATTGATGCTCCATTATTTTTTCAAACAGATAGAGCTGCGATCACGGTATTTGAGGACATGGCCCATTCATTACGTGCTGAAATTGTGGAGTCTCCACGTACTCCCTGGGGGAATCCTGCAGAAATATTTAAAAGAGATGTGGATAGGCAGAATATGCTGCACGTGGCTGGACTGACAGCTATTAATCTTTTTAATGTTTCGCTTTTTCCCAAATGTAACCTCGCCATATACGATGAGAAATTTATTCTCAAAGAGTACTTGGGGACCCCACATCATGGTCACGCCATGCGGTGGTTACGAAAACAATATTCTCTTTTAGGTTTGCATTTTGAAATTACAAAATCTATACCGCAACCTGAAAAGACATATTCACGCGGAATTGATTTTTCGGTGGATATAGGCGATACCAACGTATTTCATTGGGTTGGAAGAGTTTTGCCAAAAATCAAATTTTTGAGAGATTATCCCAGTGATTGGCCTATAGTTTTTTCATATCAACCCACTGAATTTCAATTAGATTCTCTAAGACTACTCGGAGTAACCAATCCAATACTCATCATAGACAGACATCATATATCGAAATTTGAAAAATACATATTTTTGGAGGGGATGTGGTCCTCTATTCACAAGGGCATGATGGATTATTTGAGATCTAATCTTTTGCTTCCTGCTAACAATGAAACGGTTCAGGTTAAGAAGCTGTACGTTTTTAGAGGGCCAACATGGACCCGCGAATTAATTAATCGCAATGAAATATCGACATTCCTTAAATCTAAGGGTTATACCCTGCATTCTTTGGGGGGTCTTGGGTTAGTCGATACGATTAGTCTTTTTCGTTCAGTTGATGAGTTGATTTTTGAGCATGGTGCTGCCGGGGTATTTACTATGTTTACAAAGCCGGGAGCTAAAATTCTTGAAATAATTCCATCTAGGGTTCACAAAAGCGCTAATGAACCAACAAATTTTTTCTTTTGGTTGGCTACAGTGTTGGGAAGACCTTTTGAATACATTATTTGTGAAAATATAAGGACTGAACCATGGGCAGAATATTCAGTTGAACTCACTCTTTTGAAAGAGCGGATGCTCTCTTTGAGAATGGAATGA
- a CDS encoding sugar phosphate nucleotidyltransferase: MTNPTNLYVIIQAGGRGSRLRHHTWNKPKCLVSVHGKPIIYHAFDYFPNATFIIIGDYAFSQLEKYLKTNPPTVAYKLIHTTNKGTASGIAQALDLIPSDSRVVLMWSDLIIKSLPNFLDRNLPVVFTTSSFTCRWTISEEGVLRELPASINGIPGIFYFPNKDHFITPPTNGEFVKWFSITYLKFETIDCPDLEELGDFHSIEENNDRAGFSRFFNKVEISKNSVTKTVLDPNYQDLQSKEIAWYGEVQKLKFRRIPKVFTTNPFVIERINGLHAYEMHDLTEREKRAVMADYLDTLTSLHDSKSTQTITEDAFEVYLNKTINRINSVSGIIPAFEKDSMTINGKKCKNLFSDKYEGELQKIISNLVPKKFTAIHGDPTFSNTLVDDNLRVWFFDPRGYFANPGIMGDPLYDFAKVYYSAVGGYDLFNRRKFKLHIDEHAVEILQADSIFAKTAPQVFANYFSEDFHKIQLIHGLIWLSLSGYAKDDIDSVIGAFYYGLYWLELAQNKKTPTNS, translated from the coding sequence ATGACGAATCCAACAAACTTATATGTCATCATCCAAGCCGGCGGGCGCGGAAGCAGGCTTCGCCATCACACTTGGAACAAGCCTAAATGTTTAGTTTCCGTACATGGAAAACCAATCATCTACCACGCATTCGATTATTTCCCAAATGCAACCTTCATCATCATTGGGGACTACGCGTTTAGTCAATTAGAAAAGTATTTAAAAACCAACCCTCCGACAGTCGCGTATAAGCTAATTCATACCACTAATAAGGGTACAGCGTCGGGAATAGCTCAGGCCTTGGATTTAATACCAAGCGATTCCCGAGTTGTTTTAATGTGGAGCGACCTGATTATTAAATCCTTGCCTAACTTTTTGGACAGAAATTTACCCGTTGTATTTACTACCTCTTCTTTTACATGTAGATGGACCATATCGGAAGAAGGGGTCTTACGTGAACTTCCAGCCTCAATTAACGGAATTCCAGGGATCTTTTATTTCCCCAATAAAGATCATTTTATTACCCCGCCAACTAATGGTGAGTTTGTAAAGTGGTTCTCAATAACCTACCTTAAATTCGAAACGATAGATTGTCCAGATCTTGAAGAACTAGGCGATTTTCATTCGATTGAAGAAAATAATGATCGCGCTGGATTTAGTAGATTTTTTAATAAGGTTGAAATATCTAAAAATTCAGTAACCAAGACCGTACTTGATCCCAATTATCAAGACCTGCAATCAAAAGAAATTGCATGGTATGGGGAAGTTCAAAAACTAAAATTTCGCAGAATACCCAAAGTCTTCACAACTAACCCTTTTGTCATTGAGAGGATAAATGGTTTACATGCATACGAGATGCATGACCTAACAGAACGTGAAAAGCGAGCAGTTATGGCAGACTATCTAGATACTTTAACTTCACTGCACGACTCCAAGTCAACCCAAACTATTACTGAAGATGCATTTGAGGTCTACCTAAACAAAACGATTAATCGCATCAACTCCGTATCAGGAATAATTCCCGCTTTTGAGAAAGATTCGATGACTATCAATGGTAAAAAGTGTAAAAATTTATTCTCCGATAAATATGAAGGCGAATTGCAAAAAATTATTTCAAATTTAGTTCCCAAAAAATTTACCGCAATCCACGGTGACCCTACGTTTTCAAACACGCTGGTAGATGATAATTTGAGAGTATGGTTTTTTGATCCACGGGGTTATTTCGCAAATCCTGGAATTATGGGAGACCCCTTGTATGATTTTGCAAAAGTCTACTATTCAGCAGTCGGGGGTTACGATTTGTTCAATCGTCGTAAATTTAAGCTACACATAGACGAACATGCGGTTGAAATTCTTCAAGCAGATTCTATTTTTGCAAAAACTGCGCCGCAAGTATTTGCAAATTACTTTTCAGAAGATTTTCATAAAATTCAGTTAATTCATGGGCTAATTTGGCTTTCCTTGTCAGGGTATGCCAAAGATGATATTGATTCGGTGATTGGCGCCTTTTACTATGGACTTTACTGGCTTGAATTAGCTCAAAATAAAAAGACACCCACAAATTCATGA
- the rfbF gene encoding glucose-1-phosphate cytidylyltransferase: protein MKAVLLAGGLGTRISEESASRPKPMIEIGGKPILWHIMKMYAAHGINEFVVCCGYKGYVIKEYFANYFLHQSDVTIDLAHNSIEVHQKKAEPWKVTLVDTGEETQTGGRLKRVAQYLDGAFCMTYGDGVGSVDLSALLQFHQTHGKLATMTAVQPPGRFGALQLKDTEIQTFLEKPQGDGGWINGGFFVLNPKVIEQILSDATLWEQEPLQNLAKQGQLQAFFHSGFWQPMDTLRDKNHLESLWASGKAPWKTWT from the coding sequence ATGAAGGCGGTTCTTTTGGCGGGTGGATTGGGTACGCGAATTTCTGAGGAAAGCGCATCCCGCCCAAAACCGATGATCGAGATCGGTGGCAAGCCGATTCTTTGGCACATTATGAAGATGTATGCCGCCCACGGTATTAACGAGTTTGTCGTTTGCTGTGGTTATAAGGGTTATGTCATTAAAGAGTATTTTGCGAACTATTTTTTACACCAATCCGATGTCACGATTGATTTAGCGCATAACAGTATTGAGGTGCATCAGAAAAAGGCCGAGCCTTGGAAAGTAACCTTGGTTGATACTGGGGAAGAGACCCAAACTGGGGGTCGTTTAAAGCGAGTGGCACAGTATTTAGATGGTGCTTTTTGTATGACCTATGGCGATGGCGTAGGTTCAGTAGATCTGAGCGCATTATTACAGTTTCATCAAACCCACGGGAAATTGGCGACGATGACAGCAGTACAGCCTCCTGGTCGATTTGGGGCGTTACAACTAAAAGATACCGAAATCCAAACTTTTTTGGAGAAGCCGCAAGGTGACGGCGGATGGATCAATGGCGGTTTCTTTGTTCTTAATCCCAAAGTCATCGAGCAAATTTTATCGGATGCTACTTTGTGGGAGCAAGAGCCCTTACAAAATCTGGCAAAGCAAGGACAGCTGCAGGCTTTTTTCCATTCCGGTTTTTGGCAGCCGATGGATACCCTGCGCGATAAGAATCATCTTGAAAGCCTTTGGGCATCTGGCAAAGCGCCATGGAAAACGTGGACATGA
- the gmd gene encoding GDP-mannose 4,6-dehydratase → MSKQKVALITGITGQDGSYLAEFLLEKGYVVHGIKRRASSFNTERIDHIYQDPHINHPDLILHYGDLTDTSNLVRIIQECQPDEIYNLGAQSHVAVSFESPEYTADVDAIGPLRMLEAIRILGLEKKTRFYQASTSELYGLVQEIPQKETTPFYPRSPYAVAKMYAYWIAVNYREAYGIYACNGILFNHESKRRGETFVTRKVTRGLANIAQGLEKCLFMGNIDALRDWGHAKDYVRMQWLMLQQEQPEDFVIATGVQFTVREFIIRSAKQLGITLKFEGQTENEKAIVASIEGDKAPALKVGDVIVQIDPHYYRPTEVETLLGDPSKAKQKLGWVPEITLDEMITEMVASDLEKAKQHALLTKHGYSVAVGKEN, encoded by the coding sequence ATGAGTAAACAAAAAGTTGCCCTGATCACGGGAATTACCGGACAAGACGGTTCTTACCTTGCTGAATTCTTATTGGAGAAGGGCTATGTCGTTCATGGCATTAAGCGTCGCGCTTCCTCCTTTAATACCGAGCGGATTGACCATATTTACCAAGACCCGCATATTAATCATCCGGATCTGATTTTGCATTACGGCGATTTGACCGACACCAGCAACCTAGTGCGCATTATTCAGGAGTGTCAGCCCGATGAGATCTATAACTTGGGTGCGCAATCGCATGTCGCAGTTTCGTTTGAATCACCTGAGTACACAGCCGATGTCGATGCCATTGGCCCTCTGCGGATGCTTGAGGCGATTCGTATTTTAGGTTTAGAAAAGAAGACCCGTTTTTATCAAGCGTCTACGTCCGAGCTCTATGGCTTAGTACAAGAAATACCTCAAAAAGAGACCACGCCGTTTTATCCGAGAAGCCCCTATGCAGTTGCAAAGATGTATGCATATTGGATTGCGGTGAACTATCGTGAGGCATACGGTATCTACGCCTGTAACGGCATTTTGTTTAATCATGAATCCAAGCGACGTGGTGAAACCTTTGTTACACGTAAAGTGACTCGTGGTTTAGCCAATATTGCGCAAGGCCTGGAGAAGTGTTTGTTCATGGGCAATATTGATGCCCTACGAGATTGGGGTCATGCAAAAGATTATGTGCGCATGCAGTGGCTGATGTTGCAACAGGAGCAACCTGAAGACTTTGTGATCGCTACTGGCGTTCAATTTACCGTCCGCGAATTTATTATTCGTAGCGCAAAACAGCTGGGTATCACCCTGAAATTTGAAGGACAGACTGAGAACGAAAAAGCGATTGTTGCCAGTATTGAAGGCGATAAAGCCCCCGCATTAAAAGTAGGTGATGTCATTGTCCAGATTGACCCCCATTACTATCGCCCAACCGAAGTGGAGACTCTGTTAGGTGATCCCAGTAAGGCAAAACAAAAGTTGGGCTGGGTTCCCGAGATCACACTGGATGAGATGATTACAGAAATGGTTGCTAGTGATTTGGAAAAAGCAAAGCAACACGCTTTGCTCACTAAGCATGGTTACTCTGTGGCGGTTGGCAAAGAAAATTAA
- the fcl gene encoding GDP-L-fucose synthase, producing the protein MNHDLNQKIYVAGHRGMVGSAIVRNLQAQGFQNIVFRTHAELDLTNQVQVAKFFEQEKPDQVYLAAAKVGGIHANNTYPAEFIYDNLMVQNNVIHQAFLSGVKKLLFLGSSCIYPRLAIPPMSEDVLLTGKLEPTNEPYAIAKIAGIKMCESYNRQYRDSHGVDYRSVMPTNLYGPGDNYHPENSHVIPALIRRFHEAKVANAPDVMIWGTGAPKREFLFVDDMAAASVFVMHLDKKIYDSQTQPMQSHLNVGYGSDVAIADLAKAVSEAVGYSGKISFDSTKPDGSPRKWMDSGRLNQLGWLPTVNLAQGLAKAYQGFLATLPT; encoded by the coding sequence GTGAACCACGATTTGAATCAAAAAATTTATGTGGCAGGCCATCGTGGCATGGTGGGATCAGCCATTGTGCGCAATCTGCAAGCACAGGGATTTCAAAATATCGTCTTTAGAACCCACGCTGAACTCGATTTGACCAATCAAGTACAAGTCGCAAAATTTTTTGAGCAAGAAAAACCCGATCAAGTCTATTTAGCTGCCGCTAAGGTTGGTGGAATTCATGCTAATAATACCTATCCGGCAGAGTTTATCTACGATAACTTGATGGTGCAAAACAATGTGATTCACCAAGCATTTTTGAGTGGCGTCAAAAAGCTCCTTTTTTTAGGATCGAGCTGCATTTACCCAAGGCTTGCAATACCGCCCATGAGTGAGGATGTCTTGCTGACGGGAAAACTTGAGCCTACCAACGAGCCGTATGCGATTGCCAAAATTGCCGGCATCAAAATGTGTGAGAGTTATAACCGTCAGTACAGAGACTCTCACGGGGTTGATTATCGATCTGTGATGCCAACAAACCTGTATGGCCCTGGCGATAACTATCATCCTGAAAATAGCCATGTAATCCCTGCGTTAATCAGAAGATTTCATGAGGCAAAGGTTGCCAATGCCCCAGATGTGATGATTTGGGGAACTGGCGCCCCCAAAAGAGAATTTTTGTTTGTTGACGATATGGCTGCTGCTTCGGTATTTGTCATGCACTTGGACAAAAAAATCTACGATAGCCAAACACAGCCGATGCAAAGTCATCTGAATGTCGGTTACGGATCGGATGTCGCGATTGCCGATCTTGCAAAAGCTGTCAGTGAGGCAGTAGGTTATTCAGGGAAGATCAGCTTTGACTCAACAAAGCCCGATGGCTCTCCTAGGAAGTGGATGGATTCGGGCCGTTTAAATCAGCTAGGTTGGCTGCCAACAGTCAATCTGGCCCAAGGCCTTGCAAAAGCTTATCAAGGTTTTCTGGCGACGTTACCAACCTAG